CTCTATTTTACGCTTGTATGTTGACAATTCTGCATGAAAAAAATATTTTTTATTTTATTTTGTTATTAAAAATAAATTATTTCTTCATCCTTTGTTGATCTGATTTTGTATTTTTAAAAATAAACTCAACGTCTTTTAATAATTGTCAAAACATCTTCGTCTAATAAAATATGATTCAAACCCACTCTCTGTCCGCCAAATTTTACACTTTTGCCCCATACCAAACCATATCTGAATTCTCTTTTTAATCTACGATGTAGCTTGTTACAAATATCTTCAACAGTATCTCCTTCTCTTGCAATTAATGGTTCTTTGAAATCTGTTTCTCCGCCTTTTGGCCTCATGTAGATTCTGATGAATTTTAATTTCTCATAGATCTTTTCTTGAAGTAAATCAATATTGATATCTGAGTTTGCTGATACCTCTATCACATCTGATTTTATTTTTGTCTTTAAATCTGTTAGAAATTCTTTGTCAACTAAATCAATTTTATTCAAAATAGTAAGTGCTTTTGAATAACTGATATTTCCTGCAATATGATCTGCTAGTTGTTCTGATGTTAGATCTTCTCTTACTACAACACGTGCGCTAACTATACCATAAAGATGTAAAATATCTTTGAGATGTTTCTCTGTGATTTTTGTTAGTTTTACTTGCTGTGCAATTGCAATTCCGCCCATTGATGCTTTTTCTATTGTAATATTTGGCGGTAATTGATTGAGTCTAATTCCTATGTTTCCTAATTCATTGACTAGCACATCTTCATGAAATGGCTGAAACACATCCAATACCAATAACACAAGATCTGCTGTTCTTGCAACAGATAAAATTCTCTTTCCTAACCCCTTTCCTGTAGATGCTCCTTTGATAATTCCTGGGAGGTCTAATACTTGGATTTTTGCCCCTCTGTATTCCATCATACCTGGAACAACTGTAAGTGTAGTAAATTGAAAAGCTCCAACTGCTGATTTTGCCCCTGTCATTTTGTTTAGCAGTGTTGATTTTCCAACACTTGGTAATCCAATAAACACCACTGTTGCATCTCCACTTCTCCTAACATCAAACCCATCTTGCTTCATTCCAGATTTTTTAGTAATGTCTGCTTCTTGCTCTCTTTTCAGCTTTGCAATCTTTGCTTTTAGTAGACCAATATGATGTTCTGTAGCTTTGTTAATCTGAGTTTTTGCCATCTCATCTTGAATGGCTTTAATTTTTTCAGGAATCCCCAATACTATTCATCATTTGTTACATTCTTTTCAAATAAAATCGTATTACTTTTCTTAATTTTCTTAATTCTGCTTATTGGGATAGTTTGAAAATTATTTGATTGAATTAAAAATTCTGGCAATGATGATTCTTTAATTTTGTGAAAATCTCTATAGTAAATTCTATATGATTTTGGTTCATCTGCAAACAGTGCTTTACTGAATATTTCTTCTATTGCCCCCTTCTTTACCATGTTTTCAATTTTATTTCTCTTCTAATAAGATGTCTTTGAATTTTTGATTAGTACTCTTGCTTATCATTTTTTAACAGTGGTTGATTTTTAGATTGTGTGAGAAAAATTTTCATTTATTCGATAATTGCATTTTTCATCATTCTTTATTTTAGTTTGACAATTTTTATTTTGCCGGGAAAATACCTTTCAAATGAATAACTAGATCCCCACCCTACTTTGAGGTAATTTTGTCCGATTCGGAGATTTCATTGGGTGATTCTTTTCGATTGAGCATGGTTTCAGAAAAAGGGGAATTAGAAAAAACAAAAAGCATTCTCGCTCATTTAGATATTCTCTGAACTCTTGGTCATACTACCAGATTCAGCAATTTGTACAGTGCAAGGCCAAAAAGCAGGGAATAGAGGTTGCCTGTGTCGTACCAGTATATACAAGTCAGACTTGCAGTGGATGCGGGTCTCTAGGGAATAGTAATAAAAAAAATTTTCAATGTGTCCACAGACACACCTACTATGCAGATGTCAATTGTATCGTTTAATATTGGAAATCCAGTATCGCATTGTCTCATAGATCCTGCAAGGATTAAAAGCAAGAGTCAGTTATACAAAGAAAGTGATTTGTGCAAGGGTAACACTGATACCCCATTGTGCCCAAGGCACTGTAAAACGGCAATGTCAACAATGATGGTAACCGTAGAGCCTGCAAATCTTTAGTGAGTGGCGTATGTTGGGTAGCAAATATTATTCGGTTCAAAAAACCAATTTTGTGAAAAAGAAGACCTTTGCAGTGGATATTGATGGCACGATTACTGAAAATGGTGGGGGTAGAATTCATTTGGATGCTCTAGACGCACTAAGACGTTTGACCAATATGGGCCATGATGTGATTTTTGTCACTGGCAGATCATCTATAGAAGGATATTTGCTTTCAGTGTTTGGAGGAACAACAAAAATCGCCGTTGGTGAGAATGGTGGATGTATCACTCTTGATTCAAATGATCATGTTTTGTTGGGAAATATTGAAGAATGTAAAACTGCATTAGAAATAATCAAAAACAATGTTGATGATGTTAAAGAAAAACTTGTTTTTCCTAGAATGACTGAAGTTGTTTTAGAAAGAACATTTGATTTAGATGCTGCTAGAAAAATACTCTCTAAAAATAACATTAATGTGGAATTATCTGATAGTCAATATGCGTTTCACATTAATTCTTCAGGAATTAACAAGGGTACGGGGTTTTCAAAAATCATGGAAAAATATTCTATTTTAAGAGATGATGTTATAGCAATTGGTGATAGCGCAACAGATATTCCTTTATTCAAAGTGGCTAAAACAAGCATTGCACTTGGAAATGCTTCTAATCTAGTCAAATCTGAGGCTACGATGACTGTATCTGCTAATGCAGGAGATGGGGTAATTGAGGCATTAGATAAACTTGCCTTTACCGATTTGAATCAACAGTGAAAACTTGTTCGTAAAAACACTCTGATGATATTTCCCTTACAAAAACAGTTCTTTTGAAACTATTTTTTGATCATTCCTCTTTAATCTAGTGAATGCTTGTTCATTAAGATTTCTTTTCTCAAGTCCTGACTTTGTCAATAATAAAATCACATCATTCAAGCCCTATCAGTAAAATGAAAAATCTGAATCAAGTAATTAATCTATTAGAATTTGAATCATTCATTAGAACACTTTATGAACATCTCGTTATTCTGTTAGTCATATTATGAAATATTTTGTGATTTTGTTGTCCTTGATAGGAGTTACAGGGATGGCATTTGCTTCAGAGTATACAGGAGAAACTCCGCTGTATCTTTTTGATTATCTTGGTGACCTACCAATAGCTTACATTATTGATTATGACATAGACGGCTATCTAAGAAATGCTGTAGTGGATTTTGGTTCTAATACAGTAATATTTGAAATAAAAGACAGTGGAGTTTTAACAGTGGAGATTCCAAAAACTCATTTTTTACCCAATGATTATTTTCCCACATTATTGATAAACAGAGTAAATGAAGATCCCAAAGAATTTTTGACAAAGGATGAAGAATGTTTCAAAGAATATGAATTTTCAGTCAACCAAAATACTATGATAGAACTGATCATGGACAAATCTTCTGATGATTTATCCATCATGAATAAGAATATTCTTGCCAATTGTCAGAACAAAATAAACAATGAAATTACAAGTACGTTTGATTTTAATATGATTTTTGTAGATGGTCTGGAATATACAATCATTGATGGCAAACAATATCTGAGTAAAACAATCAGATCATCTTTATCTAATCTCACACATGATGAGACAGTCTTTGAGTTATCTGGAATTAAATTTCATTTCTATGATAAACGTGAAGATAGAATCGTTTATCCTGGAATGGGAATAATGGGAATGCGTACACCTGTTTTGTTTGAATTTCCAGATGACGTAGCAGAGACGATGTCAATCAAGACTGTTCGAACACCGCAAGATGTAATTGACAAACAATTTACCGTCATGGAGACTTTTTCAAGGGAAGGATGGCCAGAGATTGGAATAATTACAGGTCTTACCCCCTCACACCAAATCACAAAACTCTTGGTATTTGAAAAAAACATCTCCCCCTATGAACAATTGCAATATGGAGTTGAACCATGGCAAGTTCAATGTGATGATGATCTGCATTTGTTGTTAAAACCGCAAGAATTTGAAACCCCAGTTTGTGTCAGTGAACAAACATCGGATAGACTATCTGATAGGGGATGGAGTGTTGTTGTATATGATTATGAAGATTGGTGATATAGAAAATGAAGACTAGACTCTTGACAATAATTGGAATCATTGTAATTTTCATTGGAATTACAATGTGGGCGGCATATGATGACATGCCTTATTGTAAAGATTGGTGTGATCAAAAAGAATTATTTCGTATTGGTTGTGACAAACTAATACTTGATCATCTTTACAAACATTCAAGTCTATTTGATGAAGAATTTGATGGGACATACTTGATTGAAGAAATAGCGTTACCTGCCGAAGTATCTCAAGAATCTTTTGAGAAATGTGTGAATTTTATTTATGAAAAACGAATCTTAATGGGTTAGAAAATGAAAGCCAGATACAAAATAATTATTCTGATTTTGATTATTTGGATTCCTGTATCTCTGTTTTTTCCAGATATTTTTCTGATATTTCATCTAGATAAATTTGAGACCAATAACAAGTGTGAAAAATTAAATGGAAATTGGGATTGGGTTAACAACATCTGTGAATTGCAGCATAATGGAATATCGGATCCTGATTTGATGTGTATTGATGCTGGAGGAACTCCGACATGTGCCACTACTTGTGGCTCATATAATGTGTTTAATCCATGGTCTTTGGTACTGCCACTTGGATGTCTTGATTATTGTAAATTTGCGTGTGAGTTTGAAAATGAAAAGTAGACTTTTGATTATCTTGAGTGTGTTCATAATTTTCTCTCCTCTTACTTGCCACCACAATTCCTGATTTATGGATGAATTATTTTTCATATCCTCAAGTTGATGCAGACATAGTTTGTAAAATGAATGGTGGTCAATGGAATGAGAATGGAAATTATTGTGATGGTATTTTTGATATTTGTGAACATGTTGGAGGTACTAAAATTTCATGGAATGTTACACCCGAATGTGAATCTCAGATAACCGAAGCTGGTGATTTAACTTGTTTGGATGTAGGTTTGATTCACATTTCATGTATATTCCAATAAACCCAGATACAGTAATGGTTCAAACCTGTATGGATTTGCTATGATGGATTAGAACACTTTATGAATATCTCATTATTGATTTAATCATATTATGAAACATTTTGTATTTTTGTTTGGGTTTTTGGTTTTAATTGGATTCTCTCTTGTCTTGGGACCACCTTGGATTGCATATGGACAATACTTGGGAGATAAACTTCCACCCAATACAATGATCATTGATGAAACAGGGGAGTATGTTTTTCCACCATCATATGTTGACTTTTACTATTCAAATCCAAGATTTGAAAAATATTCAGTAATTGCTGAACATTATAGATATGACATACCCTACATGATTTCAAATGGCACTATTTCTAAAATGAGCATGGATTGTAACGATGTAGAATTGATTTTAGATATTGAACCTACTGCAAAACAAGGATGGCTAACATTAGCACTGCCACGACAGATAGTTGATTCACAAATTGGCAGTGACAGAGATGATACCTTCATTGTGTTACTGGATTCAAAAGAAACAAAGCACTCTGATATTGCATCTGAAAAACTACGACTTTTAATAATTCCATTCTCAGACAATACTTCTCAAATTAACATAATCGGGGTAAATTATCCAGAACAGATGGGAGAAAATGCTTGCAATGGAAAACATGTTTCTCCATTTTCATACCTTCTTTCTCCACTAAAACAAATCAAATCAGGAATTACTTTAGACAAAATAAAGTGTAAAGAGGAGTTGGTATTTGCTCAAAAAAGAGACAGCGGTAAACCAATTTGCATAACACCTGAAACTAAGGATGTACTAGAAAAGAGAAATTGGGTGGAATTACCTCCACCTTACTCACCGTATCCTGATCATAATTAGCAAACCGTAAAGGATTTGAACTATTCATTAGAACACTTTATGAGTGTCTGTTTTGGTGTTTTGGATAAATGAAATATGTTGGAATTCTATTTTCTTTTGTCATTATATCTGCACCTTTAGCATTTGCCCAACCACAAAATTTCACTCCAGGACAGATAGAGTTACCTGATAGGTGTTATTCACCAACACAGATTGGAACTGCCAGAGTAATAGATCCGGATGCAAATACCGACTCAGAAAAAATAGAAACTGTTCAGATATCTGTTTGGTCTGACAGAGATTTAGAAAAAAGAACCCCAATGGCAACTGAGACGGGAACAAACACTGGAGTTTTTGAAGCATCCATATTTTTCAGAGTAACTGATGAGGCTGCCAGTCAAAGAATACGGGCATTTGAAGGAGACACAATATATGCACAATATTATGACTTGACATTGCCGTTTTCTACATCGGATGAATACACCATCATAGATGCTGCAATCATGGGAAGAGTGCAACCCGATTCATGGTGGGGAGAAAATTGGACTGATATGTTACTGCAAAATAATGTCAAAATTGTTTATGATCCATGTATGGCTGAATTCATGAACAAAATAGGAAAAGACGATCCAAGATTTGACTTGATTGACATAGAATATCCTTCTCCATTAAAACAATTCAAATCTGGAATTCTGTTTAACGAAATTGTATGCAAAGAAGATCACCATTTGATGCTAAAGCCTACAGAATTTCCAATACCTGTTTGTGTTACACAGTCAACATTTGCTGAATTGATTAAGCGGGGTTGGGGTATGACCCATAGAATTTAACAGTTCAAACCTGTATGGATTTGCTAAAATCCAAATTTCATCAATCGTTATATGACAAACGTTTCTTGTAATGTTGTTTTGAAGACTAGGGTTTTCCTAATAATTATAATTGCCGTCATACTGTCAACGATTTTCTTTGTTTTGGGTCCTTCCCAAGGTCATATAGCTGAATATTTTCTAAATGATGAACAGTTTGAAGAAACGTTTCTGAGTAACAATGATGAACGATACTCAACATATGATCAGTCTTTAACAACTAACTTCTCTTCCCAACAATGCGCAGAATTGTTTGACAGGATTCATCAAGAATTCAAAGACAAACCCTGTGCATGTTGCAATCCTCCTCCTGGTGAACCTGTTTGTGAACCTGTAGGGTTTGACACCGTTCTAGCAGGAAATAAAGAATTCCGTGATTCTGGATGCGAATATATTTACAAAGAATGGGCACACTTGACAAACGACATTGAAACTGCAAGCTGGTTGATGTATCCTACTTACTACAATATTGACATGCTCAAAACAAATTTTTCAAAAGAGATACCAATTGCAGTAGAATACCGGGGATATGATGAGTGCTTGTCATTCAAAGTAGTAATAAAACAACATGAAGGAAAAAGGCCTGTTATTGCTGAGAGGCTTTATGAGAATATATGTTCTGCAAACAAACAAGATGCGTACAGATTACCCTCATACAGAGCAGAATTGACG
This genomic window from Nitrosopumilus ureiphilus contains:
- a CDS encoding OBG GTPase family GTP-binding protein, whose translation is MGIPEKIKAIQDEMAKTQINKATEHHIGLLKAKIAKLKREQEADITKKSGMKQDGFDVRRSGDATVVFIGLPSVGKSTLLNKMTGAKSAVGAFQFTTLTVVPGMMEYRGAKIQVLDLPGIIKGASTGKGLGKRILSVARTADLVLLVLDVFQPFHEDVLVNELGNIGIRLNQLPPNITIEKASMGGIAIAQQVKLTKITEKHLKDILHLYGIVSARVVVREDLTSEQLADHIAGNISYSKALTILNKIDLVDKEFLTDLKTKIKSDVIEVSANSDINIDLLQEKIYEKLKFIRIYMRPKGGETDFKEPLIAREGDTVEDICNKLHRRLKREFRYGLVWGKSVKFGGQRVGLNHILLDEDVLTIIKRR
- a CDS encoding DUF504 domain-containing protein, producing the protein MVKKGAIEEIFSKALFADEPKSYRIYYRDFHKIKESSLPEFLIQSNNFQTIPISRIKKIKKSNTILFEKNVTNDE
- a CDS encoding zinc ribbon domain-containing protein; translation: MRKNKKHSRSFRYSLNSWSYYQIQQFVQCKAKKQGIEVACVVPVYTSQTCSGCGSLGNSNKKNFQCVHRHTYYADVNCIV
- a CDS encoding phosphoglycolate phosphatase; its protein translation is MKKKTFAVDIDGTITENGGGRIHLDALDALRRLTNMGHDVIFVTGRSSIEGYLLSVFGGTTKIAVGENGGCITLDSNDHVLLGNIEECKTALEIIKNNVDDVKEKLVFPRMTEVVLERTFDLDAARKILSKNNINVELSDSQYAFHINSSGINKGTGFSKIMEKYSILRDDVIAIGDSATDIPLFKVAKTSIALGNASNLVKSEATMTVSANAGDGVIEALDKLAFTDLNQQ